The following proteins come from a genomic window of Dermacentor albipictus isolate Rhodes 1998 colony chromosome 8, USDA_Dalb.pri_finalv2, whole genome shotgun sequence:
- the Mnat9 gene encoding N-acetyltransferase 9-like protein isoform X1, which yields MRINAKTQVWSQSVVLVPYREYHVAKYHEWMKDPYLQAMTASEPLSLEQEYEMQKSWLEDEDKCTFIILDRETYESSKDEVEAMIGDVNLFFNDQDRPRDAEIEVMIAESSKRRKGRGKEAIHLMMRYGIEELHVMAFSAKIKLINEVSRRLFESIGFTLVSTSSVFEEATYHIEVNDQLTTALRSATPDYKLHSLS from the exons ATGAGAATAAACGCGAAAACTCAAGTTTGGTCTCAGAGCGTGGTCCTGGTTCCTTACAGAGAATATCATGTCGCAAA GTATCACGAATGGATGAAGGACCCTTACCTGCAAGCGATGACAGCTTCAGAACCCCTGAGCCTGGAGCAAGAGTACGAGATGCAGAAGTCGTGGCTAGAGGACGAAGACA AATGCACGTTTATCATCTTGGACCGGGAAACATACGAAAGTAGCAAGGATGAAGTGG AGGCGATGATCGGCGACGTCAACCTATTCTTCAACGACCAGGACCGTCCTCGTGACGCAGAAATTGAGGTTATGATTGCAG AGTCGTCAAAACGCCGGAAAGGCCGTGGCAAGGAGGCGATTCATCTGATGATGAGATACG GTATTGAAGAACTTCATGTCATGGCTTTCTCAGCCAAAATAAAATTGATCAATGAAGTCAGTCGAAGGTTGTTCGAGAGCATAGGATTTACTTTG GTATCGACAAGCAGTGTTTTTGAAGAAGCAACATACCATATTGAAGTCAATGATCAGTTGACAACCGCCTTGCGTTCTGCTACACCAGATTACAAACTTCATTCACTGTCATAA
- the LOC135898595 gene encoding uncharacterized protein, with protein MRDPMYFENYVKPLDFEATNKGQKVFVTNYLLNLLSGIVVLATCAIVTSVGVVSFRGASGRDVATSEASAVALLPDADEQLDHWTADEWRRLIPSPRPILCFLNREGFLRPPPDTLTLRHFPGLYCNEIVYNGLAFENGTLHLLADATDEAILRQLTRVRDALYPHWKVVANVFVEGYTAKKMPGESSELLDSLFTWLEHRRIDGLNFQFDDDAFLEDLDAAGEVVSFFAWAKADRRWGNLTLSAMMPYGVTVLLHEELSLVLDRILLKTHGLLDESSGTTQLAAPLDYAGLTHRRSNQHTVMGVLEELEDNLGNKTCFTISLSGTAFTLRSPSQRDVGDPVIPGRPRKASFSDVCADAPGRVKRIEDDSAYTAENYSWVAHEDQFTVFEKTAKVLRHWPLLCVAAVDVDLDDVRGQCGRAYPLLRRIYETSYMLNYSPE; from the exons ATGCGGGACCCGATGTACTTCGAGAACTACGTCAAGCCTCTGGACTTCGAGGCGACCAACAAAGGCCAGAAGGTGTTCGTTACCAACTACTTG CTCAACTTGCTCAGCGGCATCGTAGTGCTGGCCACGTGCGCCATCGTCACCAGCGTGGGTGTCGTCTCGTTCCGCGGCGCCAGTGGCCGTGACGTGGCGACTTCCGAGGCGTCCGCCGTCGcgctgttgccggacgccgacgAGCAGCTCGACCATTGGACGGCCGACGAGTGGCGAAGGCTCATTCCCAGCCCTAGGCCCATCCTGTGCTTCCTCAACCGCGAGGGATTCCTCAG ACCGCCTCCGGACACGCTGACCCTGCGCCACTTCCCGGGCCTATACTGCAACGAGATCGTGTACAACGGCCTGGCCTTCGAGAACGGCACCTTGCACCTGCTGGCCGACGCCACGGACGAAGCCATTCTTCGTCAGCTTACCCGCGTCCGGGACGCCCTCTACCCTCACTGGAAGGTCGTCGCCAACGTATTCGTTGAAGGCTACACGGCGAAGAAAATGCCAGGCGAGAGCAGCGAGTTGCTCGACTCGCTCTTCACTTGGCTCGAGCACCGCCGCATCGACGGCCTCAACTTCCAGTttgacgacgacgccttcctggAAGACCTCGACGCCGCCGGCGAAGTCGTGTCCTTCTTCGCCTGGGCAAAGGCCGACCGCCGATGGGGCAACCTCACCCTGTCCGCGATGATGCCGTACGGGGTGACGGTCCTCTTGCACGAAGAGCTGTCCCTCGTCCTGGACCGGATCCTTTTGAAGACCCACGGCCTCCTGGACGAGTCCTCGGGGACGACGCAGCTGGCCGCCCCGCTGGACTACGCCGGCTTGACGCACCGTCGCTCCAACCAGCACACGGTCATGGGTGTCCTGGAAGAACTGGAGGACAACCTCGGGAATAAGACGTGCTTCACCATCTCCCTCTCGGGAACGGCCTTCACGCTAAG GTCTCCGTCACAGCGTGACGTAGGCGATCCCGTGATTCCAGGACGGCCAAGGAAGGCCTCGTTCTCCGACGTGTGTGCCGACGCGCCCGGTCGCGTCAAGCGGATCGAAGACGACTCCGCGTATACGGCCGAGAACTACTCGTGGGTGGCGCACGAGGACCAGTTCACCGTCTTCGAGAAGACGGCCAAGGTGCTCAGGCACTGGCCACTGCTCTGCGTAGCGGCGGTCGACGTCGACCTCGACGACGTCCGGGGTCAGTGTGGACGCGCCTACCCACTGCTCAGGCGTATCTACGAGACGTCATACATGCTCAATTATTCACCAGAGTAG
- the Mnat9 gene encoding N-acetyltransferase 9-like protein isoform X2 — MRINAKTQVWSQSVVLVPYREYHVAKYHEWMKDPYLQAMTASEPLSLEQEYEMQKSWLEDEDKCTFIILDRETYESSKDEVEAMIGDVNLFFNDQDRPRDAEIEVMIAESSKRRKGRGKEAIHLMMRYGIDKQCF, encoded by the exons ATGAGAATAAACGCGAAAACTCAAGTTTGGTCTCAGAGCGTGGTCCTGGTTCCTTACAGAGAATATCATGTCGCAAA GTATCACGAATGGATGAAGGACCCTTACCTGCAAGCGATGACAGCTTCAGAACCCCTGAGCCTGGAGCAAGAGTACGAGATGCAGAAGTCGTGGCTAGAGGACGAAGACA AATGCACGTTTATCATCTTGGACCGGGAAACATACGAAAGTAGCAAGGATGAAGTGG AGGCGATGATCGGCGACGTCAACCTATTCTTCAACGACCAGGACCGTCCTCGTGACGCAGAAATTGAGGTTATGATTGCAG AGTCGTCAAAACGCCGGAAAGGCCGTGGCAAGGAGGCGATTCATCTGATGATGAGATACG GTATCGACAAGCAGTGTTTTTGA